The window ttaattctaaataaatacCAGTATCACTTATGATTGATTTATTAAAGTGATAACGCTTGccgattttacctttaaaaaagtAACCTCCCTATTATAAATAGTAATggattaatttattttgcaCAATCTCAAAATGGAGCTGAGAAGATATTAGACTTTCAACCTTCTTGTATATCAATGtatcattgaaatattattCCTATTGAATTATATTGCTAAGTTAAACTCAGACAAGTGTCACGTATAATGATGAAAGTCAGAAAGACGTTTGATTAGTTAATATTGACACAATTTGTTTAAACTATGGATGCTAACGTTTGAATAAGTGTTTCTTCGATATTCTAAtgttcacaaaacaacatgaaatCATTGTCAAAATACTTGGGTATATATTTACGCAAGATTTTGttgtgaaataaaatgtttcagaAGTACATAAAACCAATTGTATTGGTACGCTTTCGTGGAAAAGTTATcgacatatatttacattctactatgttttttccattaaattcagtgatgtttaaatgcctctaaatccAACACCTATTCCCTAcgtatgaatttacaagtaatttacataagtagttctcaaacagtgatttctatgttatcggtgaaaaaatatattctagAAATGTCAAAACACCGTGTTTTACAGTTATTGAATAAATAAGATGACTTAATTatgaaaagcaaaattttaagaGTAATTTCTAATGGAtaatattttcatgctcgtcgatttGAACCTCAACAGTCTATTAGATAACCAGTTTAAATTAAACCGGTTTTataaacagctgttcttgccgTTTTACTCCCTCCGTTATCTGCAATATATATCGAattatttaagtaaataattaatttcatcagtaggggaatgtaaatataagcataaatgatttatttttgacgcgcgttattcaatttgtctgctcacctgacggcagttattgacacgacgacgccgtcgacgtcaaaaataaatcattcaatgctatagtgtAATGTTATCTTCCATCGTAAAAACTTCCAGACTGCAGATAGTAAGTTTATGATTTGTTCAAAGTTACAAttatgttcaacatatgttttGCCTATATCTatgttcaaaataaattttagatacattgtatatatgttctgcatatatttaaaaacaatgaaaggGGCAAGGTTAACATATTAGTCATCAGGTCtactttaaatttttagatatgatttttttagctttaatcTATTGCTTATAAGGAAGTATTTACAAGACATATTTTagctttgaaattttattattttcccaTATCTTTAAACAGAGCTGTGATCAATACCGTCTAAAAATGGTCAGAATCATATCATTCAAACATCTTAACACAATATTTGATTTGCATAAAgattaataaatacaaattcaatCATATGTTgaacatttgttaatttcacACGTGAACATTGGACTATAAAAACGGAGTCAGCAAAGGGCCAGTAATGGATACGTATGGataacatttatatattattctatAACCACCATTTCTCCCATAGCTATGGCCATGGACTGTGTCACGTGATATAACAATGTACTATCTATGGCCATATTGATATGTAATCATTATGAATCTTTAGAGCTCAGTATACGTGGGCATTTCCCCATACTTCTTAGCATCTTGCCAGACTAGaacaatatgtattttatacGACTTTTGTCTTTGCTCGTTATATTGGTGCTCTTTAGTTTTGGCAGTGTCTCTTCTGATTTGTATTTATCAGTCCACAGGTTAGAACATCTAGCCAAACATGAGCCGTTTCTGCTTGCAGGGATCAAGAAATATGTTGATGCACAGCCACTGGGAGTTCCAGCAGAAATTGTTAGGTACGTTATAGTCCTGATAAACCGAATCATTACGTTGCAAAATTCTCTAATGGCATTACTTGTATAGAAACCATCGCTAGAAAAAGTACCTATATGCCAATAATTTACTAAAATATTGTACACTTATTTGTATCTCGTCGGGGGTTAATTCAGACAATTGTCAAGAGAACTAACTGTCAAAAACACAAATGTAAAACTATAAAGAAAATGCTATTATTCATTAGAAAGATTGTCACGAAGAAATCCATCTGATCGTCATAATTTTTTCAGATTCATTAACGAGACTGAGATAAGGCTATCAAACAAGTCGGGTCTATTGCATAATATTCATCATCCCATCAACGCTTTCCATTTAGTGGAGAGATTTGTCTTCAATTGGTTGTATCTCTTTGAGAAACTATGTTGCAAGAAATGTACCAAAGTGAAGGCGGTCCAAGGTTGGTAAATGACACACTGAAacaaacgagagagagagagagagagagagagagagagagagagagagagagagagagagagagagagagagagagagtctggAATGATATAttccatattttaatgaaatgtatttGCACGTTGTTATGAGAATAGATAATACAGAATAATGTAGGCCTATATCAAAAAAATGCTTACACCAGGCAATCAGTACTAGAATTTCAATTTTCTGGAAATATGACTGTGAattgattaaaatgaaaaatgataatgattatgataaatgataaatatacatccTTTTCACTCGTATTTACACAGATTTTAAAACAGCTACTGAATATGCCTTGAATAACGTTACGCGACTTCCGGTCTTGAAGGATATGAATGGCACTATGCGAGCTATTTTCCGACTCTGGAGAACCTACAAACTGGACATCAATAAACTTCTTCAGGGAGATATTCTCGGACATAAAGCGTGGCCGATGAATCAGAAACATTTGGTACGACTGATCCTCTTTGCTGCGGGGAATCCTGAATTTTATTATGAAGAACTTGTGCTCCGGACCAAGATGGCGGAGATAACGAAAGGAACGCAGTACCAATACGGCGTAGCCTACGACCTAGCTTTAGCATATTACAAggcaactctctctctctctctctctctctctctctctctctctctctctctctccattatTGACAGTCTTGTCAAAAGAAATGCATAGTCAGTTTTCTGGATTTCGATTCTGTTTGCCCagtttttaaatagataatttcaattatttgattTCTCCTTGAACAGATTTCGTTTATTTGCTTTCATTGATAACTAATGATATCAActtctttttgattttaaaaatttcagagGGATTAATTCTAAGATATCTATTTACtgattttgacatttttctcaTTAAATGTGACAAGTCACTAAAACACGATTTCATTTTAGATCCAATTTTAAAGTCCAAAATTTATATCGGGATTCATATCGCATCTCTTGATCAATTTTGTTGCCTTTTGTGACAGTATGTTTGTTTGTATTGTATTTAACGACTTTAGCATGGATTTATCAGCACTGCAAAGACCATCTTGGAGTCACTTCTGCCCTTAGGTAATCCCCCTGTCTTATACCAGAGCCCAGTTTTAATGATATATCTTATGGTTTTATTACTGTTTCTATTTACTAAATTCAAGAATGATAAACTTTGGATGGATGCCTGTCACTTTTTGGGTATACGAATGATAATGAAGAATTTACAAAAGCAATATTCCTGATAAACGTCTCAtaagttttattcattattaGATATTCCTTCAGAAAATCCCATAAATAACACAAATGAAACACACGTATAAGGATTGCATCTGTAAATtagattctttaaaaaatttagtgTAGAGTTTGTACAAGATAACgatattgaattttaattgtttagcCTTTATAATTAAAGTATGTCATTCCTGACGCCATgaaaaaccattattttttaaattttctattgGCGTTGCTATCATCGCTCACATCAGTATCAAATAATATGAACCGCTGTACTTACAAAATATTTCGATATCTAGGGAACAAGGCAATGGCACAGACTTACAATGATCTGCTCAAACATCCTCTGGTCAATGTAATCAAAGAACTGACGCTCCCAGAACCCGTCCACCCCGTGCATGATGAACtatgtcaaagggagattaaGGTGAAATACAAATCACGGCAGCTCCATGGCAAcgcactgtaaaaaaaaataatgcattttaaaattctcAAAGTTTGATGTCAAAAGGCTTGAATCGTTCCAAGTTATTTGTGCTTCTATTACTGTCGACTTAATTATAAGGTTCTTGTTATAACTTAAATAGAATGTAGTAAATCTTATCAATATGTTAAAACAATCGATCACGAATTAAtaattctaacatttttctGTGGCATACTTTACTTGACAGACTCCAAAACAATTATCAAAACTTAGATGTAGATACAGAAGAACTCAGATACCCATTTATTGGTCCAAAGAGGAAATACTTCACTATGATCCATGGATAGCTTTGtatcatgacgtcatttccgatCAAGAGATTAATATTGTGCTAAATAATTCAATcacacaggtacatgtaaacacAATTGAAAACTTCAATAAGTTATCATGATGAAAGGCGAATAAATACGTAAATATGACAGTAACTAAACATCTTAaaagaatatgaaaatatttgatgCAAGACATGACGTAAACAAGAACGAGAGGTTCTTTGAAGTACAAACAACTCTATTGTTTGAAATcttcttcaaactttaaatacatgtaacaacattCCCAAAATCATCGAGAAACATGTTTACCAATGACACAATGTGAATAAAAACgagattttataaattttgcaaCATTGTGATTATACGATTACAATATTTAAAGGTTTGAATATGAAAAAACACACACAACCAATACATAGACACATACAGTAGTTTTACATTTGGTGGTAAAGCTATCCAATTCTTAAAATTACAGAAATAAAGATGCTTTGTTTACTATTTGTAGATGGCAAGGTCAGACTTGACTGGTTCAACCAACGCGACGAATGAGGACGTGATGGCAACGCAAGTCTTCTATACTCTCCATTTCAAATAATGGTTTAACATTGTCTGTTTCGCAGCAATGATAACAAACTCGTAATCCTAGAAACTGTCTTTAAATAATCAACAtgcaggggttttttttctttcaattttcgTAGGACGTTTATCTTTTAAAGCACTGCGTTCATGTTATCAACAGCTTATTTCCTGTGCAATTCCTTTAATAAATCTCTGCGAGTGAAATTGAAACACCAAAATCGCACTTCAGAAGTTGATTTCTgtacttctttcttttttattatatatgcgGGTACGTACCAAATGATTTCAAGATTTACATTGTTTCAAAATTCATGCTTAGAAATAATgaacaacagaatacatttgaTTAACATTTGCTGTATAGAAACAAAATATCAGAGCCTACTCTAATTCTGACCTTTGTATTAACATTTAATTAAGGTATTGGTTATCAGAGCTTAGGACAAAATCACTGTTTCCGTTGACGAAGAGAATTGAGATAATAACTGGACTGTCAACTTCTGTATCCAAGCTGTTCTCCGACTCGGAAAACTACGAGGTAGGAGTGAATGTTTAGTTCTCTGTTACGTTTGAAGGTCAAACTATTTGATTGCTTTACTGTCGTTTTTGTCgccataaaaattaaattgtgataaatgatttaataaatTGTATCATTTCTGTAGGCCACAGCGATAAAACTATGATACAATTGCACCATTATTTTCTGCAACAAATGaatcaaaagaagaaaaatattataacCTTAACACatgagaaattaaaatgaatatttttacttAATGATATaagataactacatgtatgtagtcaTAATCATTTACTTTCccctaaaaaaataatcaattgtttaaaatttaataattcagcatttaaaaaaagaattattatgTATCTACTTAGTACTCTCAAGAAATGATCGATTGATTTATCACTGACATGTAAATCTTGCTGTGTAAGAAATTACTTatacaccataaaatattttgctttaaatacTTTTAGATTAATCATTTTGGTATCGGTGGGATGATGAAACAGCATTTTGACTTTTTGGTAAGTATGTTTAATTGTATACGTATCGCATGGTCTCTTCTGACTAATCACTGTTTGTACAACTGTTGATTAGTGTCCAATTTAGTTCTACAATACTTTGTCATTCACAAACAGGACCGTTTTCATTTAACATAGAAGGAATCGTATCCTGTTAGAATCTACAGAAGAgcttaattgtttaaattttaatgatgatTATTTGTTGTTATACAAATCAGTAAAATTATATCAACAATATGTACAAGTTGCTCTGATTTAATTGCCATTGAAATGTGAAACAATAATGTACTAAAGCATGAATGAAGAAATGTTGATAGCAGTTAAATGCTGGCAATTTTGTTTGTACATTCAGAACATTTCATTGGGAGAGTACCAGAAGAACGTAGAGAGAAGCGTCCGAATGTCTGGTGATCGCGTGGCTACTTGGATGTTTTAtgtaagttttcaaaaaattttgtctttttatttttacaccGCCTACTTCAGATTTCCTTCGCAAAACAAAAACTGTTTAAATTGTCCCTTAATCCAACCCATCTATGTAGATGCCTTCTCTGTATAatgcttaatatttttttttactaaaaccAATGATTTGACGAGCTTTATAAACTGTATCCTTTcagtatattaatatattttaaaaatttatctttttgCAGTTGACAGACGTAGAAAAAGGCGGGGCAACAGTGTTTCCGGAAGCAAAAGTCCGGGTTACAGTTACCAAGGTAGGATGAACATATTCTCATAAATCATTTTCGTTCGTCTATTAAATCCAGTACATGACATCACTTTTTCCTGTCTTCCATTCTGATACATGGTATTctctttatataaaatataattataaaaggcacgagtttttaatatattatattaactATATCGTCTTCAATATTGGTATCATGCAGACACTTAGGGTTTAGCATAATTCAGAAAATTTCGTCACAGAGCAAACTAAAATCCAGAAAGTTTAAATAAGAGGTTATTTTCTCTTTCAGGAACAGTGTCAATTTTCTTAGCTAATTGACAGATTAATCAGCTAATTTCACCACAAAGCACAAAAACATGATTGTACagtctgcaatttttttttccgttctctatttcatttattttagggTGCCGCCTTGTTTTGGTATAACATCAAGAGAAACAGTGAGAAAGACCAAAGAAGTTTGAATGCTGATTGTCCCGTCATAATCGGATCCAAGTTTGGTATGCACATATCATATTCAACAAAatcttagtacatgtacatttatatatttttgaatatcatGCAGACATCATTTTAAA is drawn from Crassostrea angulata isolate pt1a10 chromosome 5, ASM2561291v2, whole genome shotgun sequence and contains these coding sequences:
- the LOC128186325 gene encoding prolyl 4-hydroxylase subunit alpha-1-like, which encodes MNGTMRAIFRLWRTYKLDINKLLQGDILGHKAWPMNQKHLVRLILFAAGNPEFYYEELVLRTKMAEITKGTQYQYGVAYDLALAYYKHGFISTAKTILESLLPLGNKAMAQTYNDLLKHPLVNVIKELTLPEPVHPVHDELCQREIKTPKQLSKLRCRYRRTQIPIYWSKEEILHYDPWIALYHDVISDQEINIVLNNSITQMARSDLTGSTNATNEDVMATYWLSELRTKSLFPLTKRIEIITGLSTSVSKLFSDSENYEINHFGIGGMMKQHFDFLNISLGEYQKNVERSVRMSGDRVATWMFYLTDVEKGGATVFPEAKVRVTVTKGAALFWYNIKRNSEKDQRSLNADCPVIIGSKFVCRKWILEAGQAFRRKCGLSPFSTELADN